From one Streptomyces sp. NBC_01478 genomic stretch:
- the groES gene encoding co-chaperone GroES: protein MTTTSSKVAIKPLEDRIVVQPLDAEQTTASGLVIPDTAKEKPQEGVVLAVGPGRFENGERLPLDVKTGDIVLYSKYGGTEVKYSGEEYLVLSARDVLAIIEK, encoded by the coding sequence GTGACGACCACCAGCTCCAAGGTTGCCATCAAGCCGCTTGAGGACCGCATTGTGGTCCAGCCGCTCGACGCCGAGCAGACCACGGCCTCTGGCCTGGTCATCCCGGACACGGCCAAGGAGAAGCCCCAGGAGGGCGTCGTCCTGGCCGTGGGCCCGGGCCGCTTCGAGAACGGCGAGCGTCTTCCGCTCGACGTGAAGACCGGCGACATCGTGCTGTACAGCAAGTACGGCGGCACCGAAGTGAAGTACAGCGGCGAGGAGTACCTCGTCCTCTCGGCCCGCGACGTGCTCGCGATCATCGAGAAGTAA
- a CDS encoding sigma-70 family RNA polymerase sigma factor, protein MRDDEAASAPGAIGGLVLRAVDGDEQATHDLLAHVHPLALRYCRTRLSRLPGDARHFVEDLAQEVCVAVLLALPRYKDTGRPFEAFVFAIAAHKVADLQRAAMRHPGSTAVPSDEMPERPDDSLGPEERALLSSDAEWAKKLLANLPENQRELLLLRIAVGLTAEETGQMLGMSPGAVRVAQHRALSRLRALAEQ, encoded by the coding sequence ATGCGTGACGACGAGGCGGCCAGTGCCCCAGGGGCGATTGGTGGACTCGTCCTTCGCGCGGTCGACGGAGACGAGCAGGCAACCCACGATCTGCTCGCCCACGTCCACCCACTGGCGCTCCGCTACTGCCGCACCCGTCTGTCCCGACTCCCGGGCGACGCACGGCACTTCGTGGAGGACCTCGCCCAGGAGGTCTGCGTAGCCGTCCTCCTCGCGCTCCCGCGCTACAAGGACACCGGCCGCCCCTTCGAGGCCTTCGTCTTCGCCATCGCCGCCCACAAGGTCGCCGACCTCCAGCGGGCCGCGATGCGCCACCCCGGTTCCACGGCCGTCCCGTCCGACGAGATGCCCGAGCGGCCGGACGACTCCCTCGGCCCCGAAGAGCGCGCCCTGCTCAGCAGCGACGCCGAATGGGCCAAGAAACTCCTGGCCAACCTGCCGGAGAACCAGCGCGAGTTGCTTCTGCTCCGCATCGCCGTGGGTCTGACGGCGGAGGAGACCGGACAGATGTTGGGAATGTCACCCGGCGCGGTCCGGGTCGCCCAACACCGCGCGCTGAGCCGACTGCGGGCACTGGCCGAGCAGTAG
- a CDS encoding YciI family protein: MPRYLSLVQIDEKTVPAEGPSPELMQRMGELIEEITKAGVMLDTAGLTPTAQGARVHWEGGKISVTDGPFTESKEVVGGYALMQCKDMAEAIEWTKRFLKVHEEFWTVTCEVREIAEG; encoded by the coding sequence ATGCCCCGCTACCTCTCCCTCGTACAGATCGACGAGAAGACCGTCCCCGCCGAGGGCCCCAGCCCCGAACTGATGCAGCGCATGGGCGAGTTGATCGAGGAGATCACCAAGGCCGGCGTGATGCTCGACACCGCGGGCCTCACCCCGACCGCGCAGGGCGCCCGCGTGCACTGGGAGGGCGGCAAGATCTCCGTGACCGACGGCCCGTTCACCGAGTCCAAGGAGGTCGTCGGCGGCTACGCGCTCATGCAGTGCAAGGACATGGCCGAGGCGATCGAGTGGACGAAGCGGTTCCTGAAGGTGCACGAGGAGTTCTGGACGGTGACGTGCGAGGTGCGGGAGATCGCGGAGGGCTGA
- a CDS encoding polysaccharide deacetylase family protein yields MRVVVQNDINRAYGSRGQQGRRGRRTGARGALAALAFAALVSGCSQPEGAPVHPAQGAQRLHAPPARALDSYATKLRAAYAARVAAAKRWGLAKVPLQAPPAPAQKPEITARKGFEVDDQEELNLPPVFTTIPTKQKIVFLTIDDGENKDPAFLRMMSDLKIPYTAFLSNYLVKDDYGYFRKMQAEGHTINNHTLTHPYLPGLSYAEQKREICGMQDIMKKQFGKAPTVFRPPYGNYNHDTLVAAKSCGIKYAPIWDEEVFVDHWEYREDDRSLHPGDIVLTHFRGRADWKGTMVDDMRRFLGKVTAEGYAVARLEDYL; encoded by the coding sequence ATGCGAGTAGTCGTACAAAATGACATCAATCGGGCGTACGGGAGTCGGGGGCAGCAGGGCCGTCGAGGTCGGAGGACGGGCGCCCGTGGCGCGCTCGCCGCCCTTGCGTTTGCCGCTCTCGTCTCCGGTTGCAGCCAGCCCGAGGGCGCGCCCGTTCACCCGGCGCAGGGCGCGCAGCGGCTGCACGCGCCCCCGGCCCGCGCGCTGGACTCCTACGCGACCAAGTTGCGCGCCGCGTACGCCGCCAGGGTGGCCGCGGCCAAGCGCTGGGGACTGGCGAAGGTGCCACTCCAGGCCCCGCCGGCCCCCGCGCAGAAGCCGGAGATCACCGCGCGCAAGGGCTTCGAGGTGGACGACCAGGAGGAGCTGAACCTCCCGCCGGTCTTCACCACCATCCCCACGAAACAGAAGATCGTCTTCCTCACCATCGACGACGGCGAGAACAAGGACCCCGCGTTCCTGCGGATGATGAGCGACCTGAAGATCCCGTACACCGCCTTCCTCAGCAACTACCTGGTGAAGGACGACTACGGCTACTTCAGGAAGATGCAGGCCGAGGGTCACACGATCAACAACCACACCCTCACGCACCCGTATCTGCCGGGCCTGTCCTACGCCGAGCAGAAGCGCGAGATCTGCGGCATGCAGGACATCATGAAGAAGCAGTTCGGCAAGGCCCCGACGGTCTTCCGGCCGCCGTACGGCAACTACAACCACGACACCCTCGTCGCCGCCAAGTCCTGCGGTATCAAGTACGCCCCGATCTGGGACGAGGAGGTGTTCGTCGACCACTGGGAGTACCGCGAGGACGACCGGTCCCTGCACCCCGGCGACATCGTCCTGACGCACTTCCGGGGCCGTGCGGACTGGAAGGGCACGATGGTCGACGACATGCGCCGCTTCCTGGGCAAGGTCACCGCCGAGGGGTATGCGGTGGCCCGCCTGGAGGACTACCTGTGA
- a CDS encoding LysR family transcriptional regulator: protein MIEARHLRVLRAVAATGSFSAAGRELGCTQPAVSQQMKALEASVGTPLLIRTGREMRLTQAGEALVRHGAGILAGLTAAEEEVAAIAGLRAGRVRLVSFPSGSSTLVPTALAALRAAHPGTRVSLEEAEPPNSVDLLREGDCDIALAFRYETAAGAEDWSDLVVRPLLSDRLVALVPERHRHARVRSVAIGELADDPWIAGCPRCRGQLVEVCETAGFTPRIDFATDDYPAVVGLVSAGLGVAVLPQLAIESVRPRGARTVTLEPAVRREIVALTLPDLAQVPAVAATLDQLERAAVAGRAGREEQGRPGSEK from the coding sequence ATGATCGAGGCCCGACATCTCCGTGTGCTGCGCGCCGTCGCCGCCACCGGCTCCTTCTCGGCGGCCGGACGTGAACTGGGCTGCACCCAGCCCGCCGTGAGCCAGCAGATGAAGGCCCTGGAGGCCTCGGTCGGCACCCCGCTGCTGATCCGCACCGGCCGCGAGATGCGCCTGACCCAGGCGGGCGAGGCCCTGGTCCGGCACGGCGCCGGCATCCTCGCCGGCCTCACGGCGGCGGAAGAGGAGGTCGCCGCGATCGCGGGCCTGCGCGCCGGCCGGGTCCGCCTGGTCTCCTTCCCCAGCGGCAGCTCGACGCTCGTCCCCACGGCCCTCGCCGCCCTGCGCGCCGCGCACCCCGGCACCCGCGTCTCCCTGGAGGAGGCCGAGCCGCCGAACTCCGTCGACCTCCTCCGGGAGGGCGACTGCGACATCGCACTCGCCTTCCGCTACGAGACCGCGGCGGGCGCCGAGGACTGGTCCGACCTGGTCGTACGCCCCCTGCTCAGCGACCGCCTGGTCGCCCTGGTCCCGGAAAGACACCGGCACGCGCGTGTGCGGTCGGTCGCCATCGGCGAACTCGCCGACGACCCCTGGATCGCCGGCTGCCCGCGCTGCCGGGGCCAGTTGGTCGAGGTGTGCGAGACCGCGGGCTTCACCCCCCGCATCGACTTCGCGACCGACGACTATCCGGCCGTCGTCGGCCTGGTGAGCGCGGGCCTGGGCGTCGCCGTCCTGCCCCAGCTCGCCATCGAGTCCGTACGACCCCGGGGTGCGCGGACGGTGACGCTGGAACCGGCGGTGCGGCGGGAGATCGTCGCGCTCACCCTGCCGGACCTGGCGCAGGTGCCGGCGGTGGCGGCGACCCTCGACCAGTTGGAGCGCGCTGCCGTGGCGGGACGCGCGGGGCGCGAGGAGCAGGGACGCCCGGGGAGCGAAAAGTAA
- a CDS encoding WhiB family transcriptional regulator, translating to MADFSRLPGPNADLWDWQLLAACRGVDSSLFFHPEGERGAARSARENSAKEVCMRCPVRAQCAAHALAVREPYGVWGGLTEDEREELMGRARNRLVSASAAGGDSVSNN from the coding sequence ATGGCAGATTTCTCCCGCCTTCCCGGACCGAACGCGGACCTGTGGGACTGGCAGCTCCTGGCTGCCTGCCGAGGGGTCGACAGCTCGCTCTTCTTTCATCCCGAGGGCGAGCGCGGTGCGGCACGAAGCGCTCGTGAGAACTCGGCCAAAGAGGTCTGCATGAGGTGCCCGGTCCGCGCACAGTGCGCGGCGCACGCGCTGGCGGTGCGCGAGCCGTACGGCGTCTGGGGCGGCCTGACCGAGGACGAGCGCGAAGAACTGATGGGGCGGGCCCGCAATCGGCTCGTGTCGGCCTCGGCGGCCGGCGGGGACTCCGTTTCGAACAACTGA
- the groL gene encoding chaperonin GroEL (60 kDa chaperone family; promotes refolding of misfolded polypeptides especially under stressful conditions; forms two stacked rings of heptamers to form a barrel-shaped 14mer; ends can be capped by GroES; misfolded proteins enter the barrel where they are refolded when GroES binds) — protein sequence MAKILKFDEDARRALERGVNKLADTVKVTIGPKGRNVVIDKKFGAPTITNDGVTIAREVELDDPYENLGAQLVKEVATKTNDIAGDGTTTATVLAQALVREGLRNVAAGASPAALKKGIDAAVKAISDELLATARPIDDKADIAAVAGLSAQDSQVGELIAEAMDKVGKDGVITVEESNTFGLELDFTEGMAFDKGYLSPYFVTDQERMEAVLEDPYILIHQGKISSIQDLLPLLEKVIQANASKPLLIIAEDVEGEALSTLVVNKIRGTFNAVAVKAPGFGDRRKAMLGDLATLTGGQVIAEEVGLKLDQVGLDVLGSARRVTVTKDDTTVVDGAGDSSEVAGRVNQIKAEIENTDSDWDREKLQERLAKLAGGVCVIKVGAATEVELKEKKHRLEDAISATRAAVEEGIVSGGGSALVHAAKVLEGNLDKTGDEATGVAVVRRAVVEPLRWIAENAGLEGYVITAKVADLEPGQGFNAATGEYGDLVKAGVIDPVKVTRSALENAASIASLLLTTETLVVEKKEEEEPAAAGHSHGHSH from the coding sequence ATGGCGAAGATCCTGAAGTTCGACGAGGACGCCCGTCGCGCCCTCGAGCGCGGCGTCAACAAGCTTGCCGACACGGTCAAGGTGACGATCGGCCCCAAGGGCCGCAACGTCGTCATCGACAAGAAGTTCGGCGCCCCCACCATCACCAACGACGGCGTCACCATCGCCCGCGAGGTCGAGCTCGACGACCCGTACGAGAACCTCGGTGCCCAGCTCGTGAAGGAGGTGGCGACCAAGACCAACGACATCGCGGGTGACGGCACCACCACCGCCACCGTGCTCGCCCAGGCGCTCGTGCGCGAGGGCCTGCGCAACGTCGCCGCGGGTGCCTCCCCGGCCGCCCTGAAGAAGGGCATCGACGCCGCCGTCAAGGCCATCTCCGACGAGCTGCTCGCCACCGCGCGGCCCATCGACGACAAGGCCGACATCGCCGCCGTGGCCGGTCTGTCCGCGCAGGACAGCCAGGTCGGCGAGCTCATCGCCGAGGCGATGGACAAGGTCGGCAAGGACGGTGTCATCACCGTCGAGGAGTCCAACACCTTCGGTCTGGAGCTGGACTTCACCGAGGGCATGGCCTTCGACAAGGGCTACCTGTCGCCGTACTTCGTGACGGACCAGGAGCGCATGGAAGCGGTCCTCGAGGACCCGTACATCCTCATCCACCAGGGCAAGATCAGCTCCATCCAGGACCTGCTGCCGCTGCTGGAGAAGGTCATCCAGGCCAACGCCTCCAAGCCGCTGCTGATCATCGCCGAGGACGTCGAGGGCGAGGCCCTGTCGACCCTGGTCGTGAACAAGATCCGCGGCACGTTCAACGCGGTCGCGGTCAAGGCCCCCGGCTTCGGCGACCGCCGCAAGGCGATGCTCGGCGACCTCGCCACCCTCACCGGCGGTCAGGTCATCGCCGAGGAGGTCGGCCTCAAGCTCGACCAGGTCGGCCTGGACGTGCTGGGCTCCGCCCGCCGCGTGACGGTCACCAAGGACGACACGACCGTCGTCGACGGTGCCGGTGACTCCTCCGAGGTCGCGGGCCGCGTCAACCAGATCAAGGCCGAGATCGAGAACACCGACTCCGACTGGGACCGCGAGAAGCTCCAGGAGCGCCTCGCGAAGCTGGCCGGCGGCGTGTGCGTGATCAAGGTCGGCGCCGCCACCGAGGTGGAGCTGAAGGAGAAGAAGCACCGTCTGGAGGACGCCATCTCCGCGACCCGCGCCGCGGTCGAGGAGGGCATCGTCTCCGGTGGTGGCTCCGCTCTGGTCCACGCCGCCAAGGTCCTCGAGGGCAACCTCGACAAGACCGGCGACGAGGCCACCGGTGTCGCGGTCGTCCGCCGCGCGGTCGTCGAGCCGCTGCGCTGGATCGCCGAGAACGCGGGCCTCGAGGGCTACGTCATCACCGCCAAGGTCGCCGACCTGGAGCCCGGCCAGGGCTTCAACGCCGCGACCGGCGAGTACGGCGACCTGGTCAAGGCCGGCGTCATCGACCCGGTCAAGGTCACCCGTTCCGCCCTGGAGAACGCCGCCTCCATCGCCTCCCTGCTCCTCACGACCGAGACCCTGGTCGTCGAGAAGAAGGAAGAGGAGGAGCCGGCCGCCGCTGGTCACAGCCACGGCCACTCCCACTGA
- a CDS encoding response regulator transcription factor, whose amino-acid sequence MTSVLVCDDSPLAREALRRAVATVPGVERVTTAANGEEVLRRWGADRSDLILMDVRMPGLGGVETVRRLLSADPGARIIMLTVAEDLDGVALAVAAGARGYLHKDASRAELRATVTQALADPTWRLAPRRLRSAEMGAAPTLTAREIQVLEGMSHGRSNAEIGRELFLSEDTVKTHARRLFKKLGASDRAHAVALGFRWGLVR is encoded by the coding sequence ATGACATCCGTCCTCGTCTGTGACGACTCCCCGCTTGCCCGAGAGGCGCTCCGCCGCGCGGTCGCGACCGTGCCCGGTGTCGAGCGCGTGACGACGGCGGCCAACGGCGAGGAAGTCCTCCGCCGCTGGGGTGCCGACCGTTCGGACCTCATTCTGATGGATGTCCGCATGCCCGGACTCGGCGGTGTCGAGACCGTGCGGCGGCTGCTGTCCGCCGACCCGGGCGCACGCATCATCATGCTCACCGTCGCCGAAGACCTGGACGGCGTGGCCCTCGCGGTCGCGGCCGGCGCCCGCGGCTATCTGCACAAGGACGCCTCGCGCGCCGAACTGCGGGCCACGGTCACCCAGGCCCTCGCCGACCCGACCTGGCGACTGGCCCCGCGCCGGCTGCGCTCGGCCGAGATGGGCGCCGCGCCGACGCTCACCGCGCGCGAGATCCAGGTCCTGGAGGGCATGAGCCACGGCCGCTCGAACGCGGAGATCGGCCGTGAGCTGTTCCTCTCCGAGGACACGGTCAAGACGCACGCCCGGCGGCTCTTCAAGAAACTCGGCGCCTCGGACCGGGCGCACGCCGTGGCGCTCGGTTTCCGGTGGGGCCTGGTCCGTTAG
- a CDS encoding SDR family NAD(P)-dependent oxidoreductase, with amino-acid sequence MTTALITGSTAGIGAAFARRLAADGHNLVLVARNTERLGEQATELHDRHGIEAEVLTADLATDEGIEAVAARLADRKNPVDLLVNNAGFGNKGRYLDVPMADELKMLKVHCEAVLRLTSAATEAMRERGRGGVVNVASVAAFVPRGTYGASKAWVVQFTQGAAKDLAGTGVRLMALAPGFVRTEFHQRAGMGTDNIPNWMWLDADKLVAAALADLARGKSLSIPDPRYKALMGLVKVTPQAVLGGITSKTGRKYGPQ; translated from the coding sequence ATGACAACGGCATTGATTACGGGATCGACCGCGGGGATCGGTGCCGCGTTCGCGCGGCGGCTCGCGGCGGACGGACACAACCTCGTGCTGGTGGCGCGGAACACCGAGCGGCTCGGGGAGCAGGCGACCGAACTGCACGACCGGCACGGCATCGAGGCGGAGGTGCTGACCGCCGACCTCGCCACGGACGAGGGCATCGAGGCGGTGGCCGCCCGCCTCGCCGACCGCAAGAACCCCGTCGACCTGCTGGTCAACAACGCGGGCTTCGGCAACAAGGGCCGCTATCTCGACGTACCGATGGCCGACGAGCTGAAGATGCTCAAGGTGCACTGCGAGGCGGTGCTGCGGCTGACCAGCGCGGCGACCGAGGCGATGCGGGAGCGCGGGCGCGGCGGGGTGGTCAACGTGGCGTCGGTGGCGGCCTTCGTGCCGCGCGGGACGTACGGCGCGTCGAAGGCGTGGGTGGTGCAGTTCACGCAGGGGGCGGCCAAGGACCTGGCCGGGACCGGCGTACGGCTGATGGCGCTGGCGCCCGGTTTTGTGCGGACCGAGTTCCACCAGCGGGCCGGGATGGGCACGGACAACATCCCGAACTGGATGTGGCTGGACGCGGACAAGCTGGTCGCGGCGGCGCTCGCGGATCTGGCGCGCGGCAAGTCGCTGTCGATCCCGGACCCGCGCTACAAGGCGCTGATGGGCCTGGTGAAGGTCACTCCACAGGCGGTGCTGGGCGGGATCACGTCGAAGACCGGGCGGAAGTACGGGCCGCAGTGA
- a CDS encoding MOSC domain-containing protein — MKLLSLNLGRATAVPYTDQPDGVTGIDKRPTDAAVRVSAPGPKGVAGSGLAGDAVCHRRHHGGDDQAVYAVAREDLDDWERELGRPLANGSFGENLTTLGLDVSGARIGERWRIGPEVVLEVTCGRIPCRTFQDHLGERGWVKRFTVMGAPGAYLRVIEPGEIRAGDAIEIVHRPDHEVTVALQFRAVTTERELLPRLLPAGEALHPEALAQARKYVAEYPG, encoded by the coding sequence ATGAAGCTTCTCTCGCTGAATCTGGGCCGGGCCACGGCCGTGCCGTACACGGACCAGCCGGACGGCGTGACGGGGATCGACAAGCGGCCGACCGACGCGGCCGTGCGGGTGAGCGCGCCCGGGCCCAAGGGCGTCGCCGGGAGCGGGCTCGCCGGGGACGCGGTGTGTCACCGACGCCACCACGGCGGCGACGACCAGGCGGTGTACGCGGTCGCGCGCGAGGATCTCGACGACTGGGAGCGGGAGTTGGGGCGCCCGCTGGCCAACGGCTCCTTCGGGGAGAACCTGACGACGCTGGGGCTCGACGTGTCCGGCGCGCGGATCGGCGAGCGCTGGCGGATCGGTCCCGAGGTGGTGCTGGAGGTCACCTGCGGGCGGATCCCGTGCCGCACGTTCCAGGACCATCTGGGCGAGCGGGGGTGGGTGAAGCGGTTCACCGTGATGGGGGCGCCGGGGGCCTATCTGCGGGTCATCGAGCCCGGTGAGATCCGGGCGGGGGACGCGATCGAGATCGTGCACCGGCCCGACCACGAGGTGACGGTGGCCCTGCAGTTCCGGGCCGTGACGACCGAGCGGGAGCTGCTGCCGCGGCTGCTGCCGGCGGGTGAGGCGCTGCATCCGGAGGCGCTGGCGCAGGCGCGGAAGTATGTCGCGGAGTACCCGGGCTGA
- a CDS encoding THUMP-like domain-containing protein: MNDPVLAFAALLTPEGRALLDEVRGTDPAKELAVATRLRREHPADLVSAALGQARLRQRAAAAKFAPEDADRMFFTPNGFEQSTRASVATYRAGRLLDLGVASVADLCCGIGGDAIALARAGVRVLAVDRDPLTVAVARANAEALGLAELIEVREADVTEVDTSAYDAVFVDPARRGGRGRIFDPEAYSPPLSWAIGAATTAPLAALKIAPGVPHEAIPATAEAEWISDGGDVKEAVLWFGAGVRPGAVRATLLPGPRVLHGRGLPDPDVRSVGRYLYEPDGAVIRAHLVAEVAEEVGGGLVDETIAYVTADELRPTVYASAYEITDQLPFGVKKLKAVLRERGVGVLTVKKRGSAVEPEELRRKVKPQGPNSATVFLTRVAGAPAMLIGRPA, encoded by the coding sequence GTGAACGACCCCGTACTCGCCTTCGCCGCCCTGCTCACCCCCGAGGGCCGCGCCCTCCTCGACGAGGTCCGCGGCACCGACCCGGCCAAGGAACTCGCCGTCGCGACCCGCCTGCGCCGCGAGCACCCCGCCGACCTCGTCTCGGCGGCCCTCGGCCAGGCCCGGCTGCGGCAACGGGCGGCAGCGGCCAAGTTCGCCCCCGAGGACGCCGACCGCATGTTCTTCACCCCGAACGGCTTCGAACAGTCCACCCGGGCGAGCGTCGCCACGTACCGCGCCGGCCGGCTGCTGGACCTGGGCGTGGCCTCCGTCGCCGACCTCTGCTGCGGAATCGGCGGCGACGCGATCGCCCTCGCCCGGGCGGGGGTCAGGGTCCTGGCCGTGGACCGCGATCCGCTGACAGTGGCCGTGGCGCGCGCGAACGCGGAGGCACTGGGGCTGGCCGAGCTGATCGAGGTCCGGGAAGCGGATGTGACGGAGGTGGACACGTCCGCGTACGACGCCGTGTTCGTCGATCCCGCGCGGCGGGGTGGGCGCGGTCGCATCTTCGACCCGGAGGCGTACTCGCCCCCGTTGTCCTGGGCCATCGGCGCCGCTACGACGGCCCCGCTCGCCGCGCTGAAGATCGCACCCGGGGTGCCGCACGAGGCGATCCCGGCGACGGCCGAGGCGGAGTGGATCTCGGACGGGGGTGATGTGAAGGAGGCGGTGCTGTGGTTCGGGGCGGGGGTGCGGCCGGGGGCCGTCCGGGCAACTCTGCTGCCCGGGCCGCGAGTTCTGCACGGGCGCGGGTTGCCCGATCCTGACGTCCGTTCCGTGGGGCGGTACTTGTACGAGCCCGACGGTGCGGTCATCCGCGCGCATCTCGTCGCCGAGGTCGCGGAGGAGGTCGGGGGCGGGCTCGTCGACGAGACCATCGCGTATGTGACGGCGGATGAGCTACGGCCGACCGTGTACGCCTCCGCCTATGAGATCACCGATCAACTCCCGTTCGGGGTGAAGAAGTTGAAGGCGGTGCTGCGGGAGCGGGGGGTGGGTGTGCTCACCGTGAAGAAGCGGGGGTCGGCTGTCGAACCGGAGGAGTTGCGGCGGAAGGTGAAGCCTCAGGGGCCCAACTCGGCGACGGTGTTTCTTACTCGGGTGGCGGGGGCGCCGGCGATGTTGATCGGGCGGCCTGCCTGA
- a CDS encoding RNA polymerase sigma factor: MEPEAQPTASPVTALETVFRIESPRIIAAVARIVRDVGIAEELAQDALVAALEQWPRDGVPDNPGAWLMATARHRAVDLIRRRENYARKLQEIGRTLETTALPEEPAAPDDIDDDLLRLVFTTCHPVLSPEARTALTLRLLGGLTTPEIARAFLAPEPTIAQRIVRAKRTLATKNVAFEVPYGPDREARLGSVLDVIYLIFNEGYAATAGDDWLRPSLCEDALRLARLLSGLMPKEPEVHALASLLEFQASRSASRTAPNGDPVLLKDQNRRRWNRLLIARGITALGRADTTSTGAPGPYALQATIAACHAHAYTYDETDWPTIATLYGLLAARSPSPVVELNRAVAVSMAQGPAPALEIVDTLATEPALRDYHLLPSVRGDLLLRLGRTTEARAEFTRAASLARNERERQLLLRRAEKGS, encoded by the coding sequence GTGGAACCGGAAGCACAACCCACCGCCTCGCCCGTGACCGCCCTGGAGACCGTCTTCCGCATCGAGTCCCCCCGCATCATCGCCGCCGTGGCCCGCATAGTCCGCGACGTCGGCATCGCCGAGGAACTGGCCCAGGATGCCTTGGTCGCCGCCCTTGAGCAGTGGCCGCGGGACGGTGTGCCCGACAACCCGGGCGCCTGGCTCATGGCCACCGCCAGGCACCGCGCCGTCGACCTGATCCGGCGCCGCGAGAACTACGCCCGCAAGCTCCAGGAGATCGGCCGCACCCTGGAGACCACGGCCCTGCCCGAGGAACCCGCCGCCCCCGACGACATCGACGACGACCTCCTGCGCCTGGTCTTCACGACCTGCCACCCGGTGTTGTCCCCCGAGGCCCGCACCGCCCTCACCCTCCGCCTCCTCGGCGGCCTGACCACCCCCGAGATCGCCCGCGCCTTCCTCGCCCCCGAACCGACGATCGCCCAGCGCATCGTCCGCGCCAAACGCACCCTGGCGACGAAGAACGTGGCCTTCGAGGTCCCCTACGGCCCCGACCGCGAGGCCCGCCTGGGTTCCGTCCTGGACGTCATCTACCTGATCTTCAACGAGGGTTACGCGGCGACGGCCGGCGACGACTGGCTCCGCCCGAGCCTCTGCGAGGACGCGCTCCGCCTGGCCCGCCTCCTCTCCGGCCTGATGCCGAAGGAACCCGAAGTGCACGCCCTGGCCTCGCTGTTGGAGTTCCAGGCCTCCCGCTCGGCCTCCCGCACCGCCCCGAACGGCGACCCCGTCCTCCTCAAGGACCAGAACCGTCGCCGCTGGAACCGCCTGCTCATCGCCCGCGGCATCACCGCCCTCGGCCGCGCGGACACCACGTCCACAGGCGCCCCCGGCCCCTACGCCCTCCAGGCCACCATCGCCGCCTGCCACGCCCACGCGTACACCTACGACGAGACCGACTGGCCGACGATCGCGACCCTGTACGGCCTCCTCGCCGCCCGATCCCCGTCCCCGGTGGTCGAGTTGAACCGAGCGGTGGCCGTCTCGATGGCGCAGGGCCCGGCCCCGGCATTGGAGATCGTCGACACCCTCGCCACCGAACCCGCCCTGCGCGACTACCACTTGCTCCCCAGCGTCCGCGGCGACCTGCTGCTCCGCCTTGGCCGTACGACGGAGGCGAGGGCAGAGTTCACCCGAGCCGCTTCCCTCGCCCGCAATGAACGCGAACGCCAACTCCTGCTGCGCCGGGCGGAGAAGGGGTCGTAA